One genomic window of Catenulispora sp. MAP5-51 includes the following:
- the dut gene encoding dUTP diphosphatase codes for MSGVDVLIRRLDETLPLPSYAHPGDAGADLLTTVDATLAPGERTVLPTGVAIALPDGYAAFVHPRSGLAARCGVALVNAPGTIDAGYRGEIKVILVNLDPVHPVTLKRGDRVAQLVVQRVERAVFHEVAELPGSHRGDGGFGSTGTAAGTPA; via the coding sequence GTGTCCGGCGTCGACGTCCTCATCCGGCGGCTCGACGAGACCCTTCCGCTCCCGTCATACGCCCATCCGGGGGATGCCGGGGCTGATCTGTTGACGACCGTGGACGCCACCCTGGCCCCGGGCGAGCGGACCGTGCTGCCCACCGGCGTGGCCATCGCGCTGCCGGACGGCTACGCGGCTTTCGTGCACCCGCGCTCGGGTCTGGCCGCACGCTGCGGGGTCGCGCTGGTCAACGCGCCGGGCACGATCGACGCCGGGTACCGCGGCGAGATCAAAGTCATCCTGGTCAACCTGGACCCGGTGCACCCGGTGACGCTCAAGCGGGGCGACCGGGTCGCGCAGCTTGTAGTACAAAGGGTCGAGAGGGCGGTCTTCCACGAGGTCGCCGAGCTCCCGGGTTCACACCGCGGTGACGGCGGTTTCGGTTCGACCGGGACGGCTGCGGGAACACCCGCTTAG
- a CDS encoding response regulator transcription factor — MRVLVVEDEQVLADAVATGLRRDSMAVDVVYDGDAALERIGVNDYDVVVLDRDLPLVHGDDVCRHIVHSGLSTRVLMLTAAGDVADRVEGLTLGADDYLAKPFAFPELIARIRALGRRAVPALPPVLERAGIRVDPSRREVVRDGRMVPLSPKEFAVLEVLMRADGAAVSSEQLLEKAWDENADPFTNVVRVTVMTLRRKLGEPPVVVTVPGAGYRIP; from the coding sequence GTGCGGGTGCTGGTCGTTGAGGACGAGCAGGTTCTGGCCGACGCTGTGGCCACCGGACTGCGCCGGGATTCGATGGCGGTCGATGTCGTCTACGACGGGGACGCCGCGCTGGAACGCATAGGCGTCAACGACTATGACGTCGTCGTGCTGGACCGCGACCTGCCTCTGGTGCACGGCGACGACGTCTGCCGCCACATCGTGCACAGCGGTCTGTCCACCCGGGTCCTGATGCTGACGGCGGCCGGCGACGTCGCGGACCGCGTGGAGGGGCTCACCCTCGGCGCGGACGACTATCTCGCCAAGCCTTTCGCGTTCCCGGAACTGATCGCGCGCATCCGCGCTCTGGGCCGCCGCGCGGTCCCGGCGCTGCCGCCGGTGCTGGAGCGCGCGGGGATCCGCGTGGACCCGAGTCGGCGCGAGGTGGTGCGGGACGGACGCATGGTGCCGTTGTCGCCCAAGGAATTCGCGGTGCTGGAGGTGCTCATGCGTGCCGACGGTGCGGCTGTGAGTTCTGAGCAGTTGCTGGAGAAGGCGTGGGACGAGAACGCCGACCCGTTCACCAATGTGGTGCGGGTCACGGTGATGACGCTGCGCCGCAAGCTGGGCGAGCCGCCGGTCGTGGTGACCGTCCCGGGCGCCGGATATCGGATTCCCTGA
- a CDS encoding ferrochelatase: MSNTAPYDALLLVSFGGPEGPEDVVPFLENVTRGRGIPPERLKEVGAHYFEFGGVSPINEQCRDLIAALRQDFADTGLKLPVYWGNRNWNPFLADTLAEMEADGVRRALAVFTSAYSSYSGCRQYREDLARALEQSGTSIQFDKIRPYFNDPGFVEPMADTVAAAVAGLPESARTAPRLVFVTHSLPRTYAETSGPIGGAYVAQHLEVARLVAEGVSRRTGLVLPHELVFCSRSGPPQMPWLEPDVNDHLRDIKEQGATGAVLAPIGFVSDHMEVIYDLDTQAAETAQEIGLPMARAATVGTDPRFVGALRRLVLERAAVARGDSEGGSLSTVVGRLRAFPDVCPLNCCPNPRAPLPAVAGED; encoded by the coding sequence ATGTCGAACACCGCTCCGTACGACGCCCTGCTCCTGGTGTCCTTCGGCGGCCCCGAAGGCCCCGAGGACGTGGTGCCCTTCCTGGAGAACGTGACCCGCGGCCGAGGCATCCCGCCGGAACGGCTCAAAGAGGTCGGTGCGCACTACTTCGAGTTCGGCGGCGTCAGCCCGATCAACGAGCAGTGCCGCGACCTCATCGCCGCGCTGCGCCAGGACTTCGCGGACACCGGCCTGAAGCTGCCGGTCTACTGGGGCAACCGGAACTGGAACCCCTTCCTGGCCGACACCCTGGCCGAGATGGAGGCCGACGGAGTCCGGCGCGCGCTGGCGGTCTTCACCAGTGCCTACTCCTCATACTCCGGCTGCCGGCAGTACCGCGAGGATCTGGCGCGCGCCCTGGAGCAGTCCGGCACCTCGATCCAGTTCGACAAGATCCGGCCGTACTTCAACGATCCCGGGTTCGTCGAGCCGATGGCCGACACCGTCGCGGCCGCGGTCGCCGGGCTGCCGGAGAGCGCGCGCACGGCGCCGCGTCTGGTCTTCGTCACGCATTCCCTGCCGCGCACCTACGCCGAGACCTCCGGTCCCATCGGCGGCGCGTACGTCGCGCAGCACCTGGAGGTGGCGCGTCTGGTGGCCGAGGGCGTGAGCCGGCGCACCGGCCTGGTGCTGCCGCACGAACTCGTCTTCTGCTCGCGCAGCGGCCCGCCGCAGATGCCGTGGCTGGAGCCGGACGTCAACGACCACCTGCGCGACATCAAGGAGCAGGGCGCGACCGGCGCGGTGCTGGCCCCGATCGGCTTCGTGTCCGACCACATGGAGGTCATCTACGACCTGGACACCCAGGCCGCCGAGACCGCGCAGGAGATCGGCCTGCCGATGGCGCGCGCCGCCACGGTCGGGACCGATCCGCGGTTCGTGGGCGCCTTGCGGCGTCTGGTCCTGGAGCGCGCGGCGGTGGCGCGCGGGGACAGCGAGGGCGGCTCGCTGTCCACCGTCGTCGGCCGGCTGCGCGCGTTCCCGGATGTGTGTCCCCTCAACTGTTGTCCCAATCCTCGCGCGCCGTTGCCCGCGGTCGCGGGGGAGGACTAG
- a CDS encoding PaaI family thioesterase, producing the protein MPDKHPNAPGPGTKLGSHYSRCFGCGDDALGGLRVSSTVGEGLSVTTEFTVTDNHQGAPGLAHGGLLALAFDEALGAVNWLIGAIAVTGRLETDYLLPVPVGTTLHITAQCDGISGRKIYTSAVGRLDGPEGEVAVRATAIFIQVGVDHFLENGRLEDVQEAMHDPEQLRAARAFEVNP; encoded by the coding sequence ATGCCGGACAAGCACCCGAACGCCCCCGGTCCCGGGACGAAGCTCGGTTCGCACTACTCGCGCTGCTTCGGCTGCGGCGACGACGCGCTGGGCGGCCTGCGGGTGTCCTCGACGGTCGGCGAGGGGCTGAGCGTCACCACCGAGTTCACCGTCACCGACAACCACCAGGGCGCCCCCGGCCTGGCCCACGGCGGCCTGCTCGCCCTGGCCTTCGACGAGGCGCTGGGCGCCGTGAACTGGCTGATCGGCGCGATCGCCGTCACCGGCCGCCTGGAGACCGACTACCTGCTGCCGGTCCCGGTCGGCACCACGCTGCACATCACGGCGCAGTGCGACGGCATCTCCGGCCGCAAGATCTACACCTCCGCGGTGGGCCGCCTGGACGGTCCCGAGGGCGAGGTCGCGGTCCGGGCGACCGCGATCTTCATCCAGGTGGGCGTCGACCACTTCCTGGAGAACGGGCGCCTGGAGGACGTGCAGGAAGCGATGCACGACCCCGAGCAGCTCCGGGCGGCGCGCGCCTTCGAGGTCAACCCGTAG
- a CDS encoding DUF3093 domain-containing protein, translating to MAGKDSTYDERLTAPAGWWAVTAMAGVMGGLIFLRVSPVAALVAFLVTAALCGALVVAYGRVGVRVQDGYLEAGPARLPLSALGAATALDAEAARRLRTTEADARAFMLLRGYVSTAVRVDITDPTDPTPYLYLSTRRPDKLVKVLSAR from the coding sequence ATGGCAGGCAAGGACAGCACATACGACGAACGCCTCACCGCGCCGGCCGGCTGGTGGGCCGTCACCGCGATGGCCGGCGTGATGGGCGGGCTCATCTTTCTGCGCGTGAGCCCGGTCGCCGCCCTCGTGGCGTTCCTCGTCACCGCGGCCCTGTGCGGGGCCCTCGTGGTCGCCTACGGACGCGTCGGGGTCCGCGTCCAAGACGGGTACCTGGAAGCCGGTCCGGCCCGCCTCCCCCTGTCGGCGCTCGGGGCAGCCACCGCCCTGGACGCCGAGGCCGCGCGCCGCCTGCGGACCACGGAGGCCGACGCGCGCGCGTTCATGTTGCTGCGGGGCTATGTCAGCACCGCGGTACGGGTCGACATCACGGACCCGACTGACCCGACGCCGTACCTGTACCTGTCGACGCGGCGCCCGGACAAGCTGGTCAAGGTGCTCTCAGCCCGCTGA
- a CDS encoding MTH1187 family thiamine-binding protein, producing the protein MIVAFSVTPIGVGEGVSEYVADAVRVVRESGLPNSTDAMFTSIEGEWDEVMAVVKAAVDAVAAKAPRVSVVLKADIRAGVTDGLTAKVAAVEEKLAGE; encoded by the coding sequence ATGATTGTCGCGTTCTCAGTGACCCCCATCGGTGTCGGCGAAGGCGTCAGCGAGTATGTCGCCGACGCGGTGCGCGTCGTGCGCGAAAGCGGCCTGCCCAATTCCACCGACGCGATGTTCACCAGCATCGAGGGGGAGTGGGACGAGGTGATGGCGGTGGTGAAGGCGGCCGTGGACGCCGTGGCCGCGAAGGCGCCGCGGGTCAGCGTGGTGTTGAAGGCGGACATCCGCGCGGGTGTCACCGACGGGCTCACCGCGAAGGTGGCCGCGGTCGAGGAGAAGCTCGCCGGCGAGTGA
- a CDS encoding gamma carbonic anhydrase family protein: MAVYAIGDAVPEIHPDAYIHPDATVIGQVSVGAGSTVWPGAVLRGDYGRITVGDRTSIQDGTVVHATETLPTVIGSDCVVGHIAHLEGCVVEDGCLIGSGSVVLHRAVVRTGALVGANAVVSNGTEVPSRAMALGVPAKIRENAVPEGSFDDAVARYVANGKRYREELRRIG, from the coding sequence ATGGCCGTCTACGCAATCGGTGACGCAGTGCCGGAAATCCACCCCGACGCCTACATCCACCCGGACGCGACAGTGATCGGCCAGGTCAGCGTGGGTGCCGGCAGTACGGTGTGGCCCGGCGCGGTCCTGCGCGGCGATTACGGCCGGATCACGGTGGGCGACCGAACGTCGATCCAGGACGGCACCGTAGTGCATGCCACTGAGACCTTGCCCACAGTGATCGGTTCGGACTGTGTCGTTGGTCACATCGCGCACCTGGAGGGGTGTGTGGTGGAGGACGGATGCCTGATTGGTTCGGGCTCCGTGGTACTGCACCGGGCGGTGGTGCGCACAGGGGCCCTGGTGGGTGCGAACGCGGTCGTGAGCAACGGCACGGAGGTCCCCTCCCGCGCGATGGCGCTCGGCGTCCCGGCCAAGATCCGCGAGAACGCGGTCCCCGAGGGCAGCTTCGACGACGCGGTCGCGCGCTACGTGGCCAACGGCAAGCGCTACCGCGAGGAACTGCGCCGCATCGGCTGA
- a CDS encoding helix-turn-helix domain-containing protein, which yields MVTYEQEPDGGRIRRLRRRAGLTQAEFGQLMGRSQGWVSGIENGDLELDSVTLIVRAASVLKVYPNEITGRPYDPGTPAEDRGHRAIPAIRRVVSRHDLPPDWPVEPRSRRELETAVERLAILRMAARYADLGEAAPNLIREIHAAAYLASPGEESERMHGLLARAYKEADTVAHELGYDDLSTLTTERFRAAADRAGDPCLSVVFDYLRVRDLWAADLWPDALDLIDGAISVVGEPREKPQASVWGSLQLRAAITAALSSKEDEAWERISLAAATAHRLGEGYDPYKLAFCPANVDIHKLAVAVEIRDGARAVALASQIKLPPSFPASRRGRFHLDAARGWIYYGGYDQALDEIERAERIAPLLVRNNPVAKAAVRSLLSHERRSQRERLRRMAGRMHIA from the coding sequence ATGGTCACCTACGAGCAGGAGCCCGACGGCGGGCGCATCCGCCGTCTGCGCAGGCGCGCCGGCCTCACGCAGGCCGAGTTCGGACAACTGATGGGCCGCTCCCAGGGCTGGGTGTCGGGCATCGAGAACGGGGACCTGGAGCTCGATTCGGTGACGCTGATCGTACGCGCCGCGAGCGTCCTGAAGGTCTACCCCAACGAAATCACCGGACGTCCCTACGATCCGGGCACCCCGGCCGAGGACCGCGGCCACCGTGCCATCCCCGCCATCCGGCGCGTGGTCTCCCGGCACGACCTCCCGCCGGACTGGCCGGTGGAACCGCGGTCGCGCCGGGAACTGGAGACCGCCGTGGAGCGCCTGGCGATCCTGCGGATGGCCGCGCGCTACGCCGATCTCGGCGAAGCCGCGCCGAACCTCATCCGGGAGATCCACGCGGCGGCGTACCTGGCGAGCCCGGGCGAGGAGTCGGAACGGATGCACGGCCTGCTCGCGCGCGCCTATAAGGAAGCTGACACCGTCGCCCACGAACTCGGCTACGACGACCTGTCCACCCTCACCACGGAACGCTTCCGCGCCGCCGCGGACCGCGCCGGGGACCCCTGCCTGTCGGTGGTCTTCGACTACCTCCGTGTCCGCGACTTATGGGCCGCGGACTTGTGGCCCGACGCGCTGGACCTGATCGACGGCGCCATCAGCGTCGTGGGCGAGCCGCGGGAGAAGCCGCAGGCGTCGGTATGGGGCTCGCTCCAACTGCGCGCGGCGATCACCGCGGCGCTGTCGTCCAAGGAGGACGAGGCCTGGGAGCGGATCAGCCTGGCCGCCGCGACCGCGCACCGCCTCGGCGAGGGGTACGACCCGTACAAGCTCGCCTTCTGCCCGGCGAACGTCGACATCCACAAGCTCGCCGTGGCCGTGGAGATCCGCGACGGGGCGCGCGCCGTCGCGCTGGCGTCCCAGATCAAGCTCCCGCCGAGTTTCCCGGCCTCCCGGCGCGGCCGCTTCCACCTGGACGCGGCGCGCGGCTGGATCTACTACGGCGGCTACGACCAGGCGCTGGACGAGATAGAGCGGGCCGAGCGGATCGCGCCGCTGCTGGTGCGCAACAACCCGGTCGCCAAGGCCGCCGTGCGCTCGCTGCTGAGCCACGAGCGGCGCAGCCAGCGGGAGCGGCTGCGGCGGATGGCGGGGCGGATGCACATCGCCTGA
- a CDS encoding DUF4193 domain-containing protein, producing MATDYDTPRKTDDDLNEDSLEELKARRTDKAAGLADLDEGDNESLELPGADLSNEELSVRVLPRQADEFTCTSCFLVHHRSQLAREKGNEMTCKDCA from the coding sequence ATGGCTACCGACTACGACACACCGCGCAAGACCGACGACGACCTCAACGAGGACAGCCTGGAGGAGCTCAAGGCCCGGCGGACCGACAAGGCCGCGGGTCTGGCCGACCTGGACGAGGGCGACAACGAGTCGCTCGAGCTGCCCGGTGCCGATCTGTCCAACGAGGAACTCTCGGTGCGCGTGTTGCCACGCCAGGCGGACGAGTTCACGTGCACCAGCTGTTTCCTGGTGCACCACCGCAGCCAGCTGGCGCGCGAGAAGGGCAACGAGATGACCTGCAAGGACTGCGCCTGA
- a CDS encoding flavoprotein, protein MPVLYLIACGAPPAAELLSHPEAVPGLQADGWTVCVLCSPPGARFLDSAAVSIATGYPVRVEPRLPGEPDVLPSPDAIMVAPATFNTLNKWALGISDTLVLGILNEYLGAGLPIAASVWAKDELQRHPAFEGHAQLLFESGVRFIQPDEDVQQFPWRQLRSAMAELLTE, encoded by the coding sequence GTGCCAGTGCTCTACCTCATCGCCTGCGGCGCCCCGCCGGCCGCTGAACTGCTGTCCCACCCCGAGGCGGTACCGGGTCTGCAGGCCGACGGCTGGACCGTGTGCGTCCTCTGCTCACCGCCCGGAGCGCGTTTCCTGGACAGCGCCGCCGTGTCGATCGCGACGGGTTACCCGGTGCGCGTGGAGCCGCGCCTGCCCGGCGAACCGGACGTCCTGCCGTCCCCGGACGCGATCATGGTCGCCCCCGCGACGTTCAACACCCTCAACAAGTGGGCCCTGGGCATCTCCGACACCCTGGTCCTGGGCATCCTCAACGAGTATCTGGGCGCCGGCCTGCCGATCGCGGCATCGGTGTGGGCCAAGGACGAGCTCCAGCGGCACCCGGCGTTCGAGGGGCACGCGCAGCTGCTCTTCGAGAGCGGCGTCCGTTTCATCCAGCCGGACGAGGATGTTCAGCAGTTCCCGTGGCGGCAACTGCGCTCGGCGATGGCCGAACTCCTCACGGAGTGA
- the miaA gene encoding tRNA (adenosine(37)-N6)-dimethylallyltransferase MiaA, producing the protein MNTADVPVIAVVGPTASGKSDLGVAVARALHGEVVNADSMQLYQGMDVGTAKLTAAERGGVPHHLLDIWPVTRTANVAEYQTLARVEADRLIARGRPAVFVGGSGLYVRGALDEFEFPGTDGLIRERLEAELAEAGPNALHQRLAEHDPQAAATILPSNGRRIVRALEVIELTGGRFTATLPEHTDHYPRTVHLGLDIDRPALDERIALRVDRMWDAGFVQEVRDLEPRGLRDGLTASRALGYAQVLRFLAGEWTEEQAKEETVRATKRFARRQDSWFRRDPRVHWLRYDRSDLVEAALDRIGA; encoded by the coding sequence ATGAACACAGCCGATGTCCCGGTGATCGCCGTCGTCGGCCCGACCGCCTCCGGCAAGTCCGACCTCGGGGTCGCGGTGGCCCGGGCGCTGCACGGCGAGGTGGTCAACGCCGACTCGATGCAGCTGTACCAGGGCATGGACGTGGGCACCGCGAAGCTGACCGCCGCCGAGCGCGGCGGCGTGCCGCACCACCTGCTCGACATCTGGCCGGTGACCCGCACCGCCAACGTCGCGGAGTACCAGACGCTGGCCCGGGTCGAGGCGGACCGGCTGATCGCGCGCGGCCGGCCGGCGGTGTTCGTCGGCGGGTCCGGGCTGTACGTGCGCGGCGCCCTGGACGAGTTCGAGTTCCCCGGCACCGACGGCCTGATCCGCGAGCGGCTGGAGGCCGAACTCGCCGAGGCCGGTCCGAACGCCCTGCACCAGCGGCTGGCCGAGCACGACCCGCAGGCCGCCGCGACGATCCTGCCGTCCAACGGGCGCCGGATCGTGCGCGCGCTGGAGGTCATCGAGCTGACCGGCGGCCGTTTCACCGCGACCCTGCCGGAGCACACCGACCACTACCCGCGCACCGTGCACCTCGGCCTGGACATCGACCGCCCCGCCCTCGACGAGCGCATCGCGCTGCGCGTGGACCGCATGTGGGACGCCGGCTTCGTCCAGGAAGTGCGCGACCTGGAGCCCCGGGGGCTGCGCGACGGCCTCACCGCCAGCCGCGCCCTCGGCTACGCGCAGGTCCTGCGCTTCCTGGCCGGGGAGTGGACCGAGGAGCAGGCGAAGGAGGAGACGGTGCGCGCCACCAAGCGGTTCGCGCGGCGCCAGGACTCCTGGTTCCGGCGGGACCCGCGCGTGCACTGGTTGCGATACGACCGGTCCGACCTGGTGGAGGCGGCGCTCGATAGGATCGGGGCATGA
- the dapF gene encoding diaminopimelate epimerase translates to MILDGLPARTTLTKGHGTENDFVIVPDPDGKLEITPAQVAALCDRRAGIGADGVLRVVRTAEVPGYEDQAAEAEFFMDYRNADGSVAEMCGNGVRVFALFVTARGLVKGGAVGEPVEFAVGTRGGIKRVKLTATGEHTADVTVDMGVPLFPAERGAVTVDVKGTPQAAVDVDMGNPHAVVFVDSTDDAGPLYEMPAVWPEGVYAEGVNVEFAADLAPRHLAMRVYERGVGETRSCGTGACAVMIAAARRDSAEPGTQYTVDVPGGRLRFVERADGHLEMTGPAALIFDIIISAAEVSVSPSEPVTESR, encoded by the coding sequence ATGATCCTCGACGGCCTGCCGGCCCGCACCACGCTGACCAAGGGGCACGGCACCGAGAACGACTTCGTCATCGTCCCGGACCCGGACGGCAAGCTGGAGATCACGCCCGCGCAGGTCGCCGCCTTGTGCGACCGCCGGGCCGGGATCGGCGCCGACGGGGTGCTGCGCGTGGTGCGCACCGCCGAAGTCCCCGGCTACGAGGACCAGGCGGCGGAGGCGGAGTTCTTCATGGACTACCGCAACGCCGACGGCAGCGTGGCCGAGATGTGCGGGAACGGAGTCCGTGTCTTCGCGCTGTTCGTCACCGCGCGCGGCCTCGTCAAGGGCGGCGCCGTCGGCGAGCCGGTGGAGTTCGCCGTCGGCACGCGCGGCGGGATCAAGCGCGTCAAGCTGACGGCCACCGGCGAGCACACCGCCGATGTGACCGTCGACATGGGCGTCCCGCTGTTCCCCGCCGAGCGCGGCGCGGTCACGGTCGACGTCAAGGGGACTCCCCAAGCCGCCGTGGACGTCGACATGGGGAATCCGCACGCTGTCGTGTTCGTGGACTCCACCGACGACGCCGGCCCCCTCTACGAGATGCCCGCGGTCTGGCCGGAAGGCGTCTACGCCGAGGGCGTCAACGTCGAGTTCGCCGCCGACCTCGCCCCGCGCCACCTCGCCATGCGCGTCTACGAACGCGGAGTCGGCGAGACCCGCTCCTGCGGGACCGGCGCCTGCGCGGTGATGATCGCCGCCGCGCGCCGCGACTCCGCGGAGCCCGGCACGCAGTACACCGTGGACGTCCCCGGCGGACGGCTGCGCTTCGTCGAGCGCGCCGACGGCCACCTGGAGATGACCGGTCCGGCGGCGCTCATTTTCGACATCATCATCTCGGCTGCCGAAGTTTCAGTAAGCCCCAGTGAACCGGTGACGGAGTCCCGCTGA
- a CDS encoding antitoxin produces the protein MGIFDVFKTKMNEAADKVSDMMDKKKDDADGPSAPAPADPEAATEDEASTMVSEGAPVSATGEAAPGVGDDGAPAPSESGGMTQSIKDNVAKGADKAGEMAEGATGNRFDEKIDSGVQQAKDKLG, from the coding sequence ATGGGCATCTTCGACGTTTTCAAGACCAAGATGAACGAGGCCGCGGACAAGGTCTCGGACATGATGGACAAGAAGAAGGACGACGCGGACGGTCCCTCCGCCCCGGCCCCGGCCGACCCCGAGGCCGCCACCGAGGATGAGGCGTCCACCATGGTCTCCGAAGGCGCGCCCGTGTCGGCCACCGGCGAGGCGGCTCCCGGCGTCGGCGACGACGGGGCCCCGGCCCCGAGCGAGTCCGGCGGGATGACGCAGAGCATCAAGGACAACGTCGCCAAGGGCGCGGACAAGGCCGGGGAGATGGCCGAGGGCGCGACCGGGAACCGTTTCGACGAGAAGATCGACTCCGGGGTCCAGCAGGCGAAGGACAAGCTGGGCTGA
- a CDS encoding sensor histidine kinase, which translates to MAGNSGAVDSTYGGEVGATPAPVHGGRRGLTIRLRMTIAYGAAVFLTGAVLIITAYFLFRWRLSHPNKDLAPPPGCPVLKPRDAPGQAAYCDSVRNNQVLSQIDKPLIIVLLVSAVVAVLIGYFLAGRFLHPINQITRTARRVASRPDRALHARIDMEGPAGDELVTLAQTFDGMLDRLDHAFEGQRRFVGNASHELRTPLAINRTLLEVTLMDPEADDQTRQLCRTLLATNERSERMIEGLLLLAKADNEPTNREDIDLAEVAYRSVTQCELEAADRQVAIRTSLQSVNVSGDGILIERIAMNLIQNALRHNIGAGGWVDVLSYDRSHDTPGHGLLVVANTGREVPPYAVETLFEPFKRGTQPSGASAARDPKDKGVGLGLSIVRSVVRAHGGRVAAEPRPGGGLIVRVWLPVGV; encoded by the coding sequence ATGGCGGGTAACTCGGGAGCGGTCGACAGCACCTACGGCGGCGAGGTCGGGGCGACGCCGGCGCCCGTGCACGGCGGACGGCGCGGGCTCACCATCCGGCTGCGGATGACCATCGCGTACGGCGCGGCGGTGTTCCTCACCGGAGCGGTGCTGATCATCACGGCCTACTTCCTGTTCCGGTGGCGCTTGTCCCACCCGAACAAGGACCTGGCCCCACCGCCGGGCTGCCCGGTGCTCAAACCCAGGGACGCCCCGGGGCAGGCGGCCTACTGCGATTCGGTGCGGAACAACCAGGTTCTCAGCCAGATCGACAAGCCCCTGATCATCGTGCTGCTGGTCTCCGCCGTGGTGGCGGTGCTGATCGGCTATTTCCTGGCCGGCCGCTTCCTGCACCCGATCAACCAGATCACGCGCACCGCCCGCCGGGTCGCCAGCCGTCCGGACCGCGCCCTGCACGCCCGCATCGACATGGAGGGCCCGGCCGGCGACGAGCTGGTCACCCTGGCCCAGACCTTCGACGGCATGCTGGACCGGCTCGACCACGCCTTCGAGGGCCAGCGCCGGTTCGTCGGCAACGCCTCGCACGAGCTGCGCACCCCGTTGGCGATCAACCGCACGCTGCTCGAAGTGACGCTGATGGATCCGGAGGCCGACGACCAGACCCGGCAGCTGTGCCGCACCCTGCTGGCCACCAACGAGCGCAGCGAGCGCATGATCGAGGGCCTGCTGCTGCTGGCGAAGGCGGACAACGAGCCGACCAACCGCGAGGACATCGACCTCGCGGAGGTCGCCTACCGCTCGGTGACGCAGTGCGAGCTGGAGGCCGCCGACCGGCAGGTCGCGATCCGGACCTCGCTGCAATCGGTGAACGTCTCCGGCGACGGCATCCTCATCGAGCGCATAGCGATGAACCTGATCCAGAACGCGCTGCGCCACAACATCGGCGCCGGCGGCTGGGTCGACGTGCTCAGCTACGACCGCTCCCACGACACGCCCGGCCACGGCCTGCTGGTGGTCGCCAACACCGGCCGGGAGGTCCCGCCGTACGCGGTGGAGACGCTGTTCGAGCCGTTCAAGCGCGGCACCCAGCCCTCCGGCGCCTCCGCGGCGCGCGATCCGAAGGACAAGGGCGTCGGCCTGGGGCTGTCGATCGTGCGCTCCGTGGTGCGCGCGCACGGCGGCCGGGTCGCCGCCGAGCCGCGGCCCGGGGGCGGGCTCATCGTGCGGGTGTGGCTGCCGGTCGGGGTGTGA
- a CDS encoding inositol monophosphatase family protein, translating into MSENVDPKNVDPKDLLELAVRLAAEAGRILVQERPRDLGVADTKSSPTDIVTVMDQRSEKFIVEGILAERPDDAILGEEGSDREGTSGVRWVIDPIDGTVNYLYEIPLWGVSIGVEIDGETVAGVVEIPMLRETFTALRGHGAYRDGEPISAYSAQSEGKPVPLERALVATGFGYAAQRRAVQGAIVADLLPLVRDIRRGGSAALDLCSVACGRVDAYYERGAKPWDLSAGALIAQEAGAKVGGLYGAAASDEMTVAAADGLFEALCGFLEGRDAARDS; encoded by the coding sequence ATGTCTGAGAACGTCGATCCCAAGAACGTCGATCCCAAGGACCTGCTGGAACTGGCGGTGCGGCTGGCCGCCGAGGCGGGACGGATCCTGGTCCAGGAACGTCCGCGCGATCTCGGTGTGGCCGACACCAAGTCCAGCCCCACCGACATCGTGACCGTCATGGACCAGCGGTCGGAGAAGTTCATCGTCGAGGGCATCCTGGCCGAGCGGCCCGACGACGCCATCCTCGGCGAGGAGGGTTCGGACCGCGAGGGCACCTCCGGGGTGCGCTGGGTCATCGATCCCATCGACGGAACCGTCAACTACCTCTACGAGATCCCGCTGTGGGGCGTCTCCATCGGCGTGGAGATCGACGGCGAGACGGTGGCCGGCGTGGTCGAGATCCCGATGCTGCGCGAGACCTTCACCGCCTTGCGCGGCCATGGCGCCTACCGCGACGGGGAACCGATCAGTGCGTACAGCGCGCAGTCGGAGGGCAAGCCGGTCCCGCTGGAACGTGCACTCGTGGCCACCGGTTTCGGCTACGCGGCCCAGCGGCGCGCGGTGCAGGGGGCGATCGTCGCCGATCTGCTGCCGCTGGTGCGGGACATCCGGCGCGGCGGTTCGGCGGCGCTGGACCTGTGCTCGGTGGCGTGCGGGCGCGTGGACGCCTACTACGAGCGCGGCGCGAAGCCCTGGGACCTGTCCGCCGGCGCGCTCATCGCGCAGGAGGCCGGCGCCAAGGTGGGCGGCCTATATGGAGCGGCCGCCTCCGACGAGATGACGGTGGCGGCCGCTGACGGTCTGTTCGAGGCGCTGTGCGGTTTTCTCGAGGGACGGGACGCGGCGCGGGACTCCTGA